One stretch of Jiangella gansuensis DSM 44835 DNA includes these proteins:
- a CDS encoding anti-sigma factor: MTRHEDADIHTLAAPYAVHALPPEEARRFEAHLDRCPDCRTEVAELRETAARLGSAAAVVPPARMRQDVMSRIAQVRPLPPVEQAAGRSDGALNGDARPGALLPDDGNVSAIRRWWPKVATGLVAALLAGIVALGVRLDTVQDELDRSEQIGAQMRQLVEAEDMEMVRVGDGGSRGTVLVARSLDLAVFVGDGMAPAPEDHTYQLWLMHEDGVVVSAGVLGSPPDGHVGPVTARGLAGVERMGITIEPDGGSSEPTSDPVMMIELPA; this comes from the coding sequence TACACGCCTTGCCCCCGGAGGAGGCGCGACGGTTCGAGGCACACCTGGACCGTTGCCCGGACTGCCGCACCGAGGTCGCGGAGCTGCGCGAAACCGCCGCCCGGCTCGGCTCGGCCGCTGCCGTCGTACCACCGGCCCGGATGCGCCAGGACGTCATGTCCCGCATCGCGCAGGTGCGGCCGCTCCCGCCGGTCGAGCAGGCCGCCGGCCGGAGCGACGGCGCGCTCAACGGCGACGCCCGGCCCGGCGCCCTCCTTCCTGACGACGGCAACGTCAGCGCGATCCGCCGCTGGTGGCCGAAGGTGGCCACCGGGCTGGTGGCGGCCCTGCTCGCCGGCATCGTCGCGCTGGGGGTGCGGCTGGACACCGTTCAGGACGAGCTCGACCGCTCCGAGCAGATCGGCGCACAGATGCGTCAGCTGGTCGAGGCCGAGGACATGGAGATGGTGCGTGTCGGCGACGGCGGGAGCCGGGGCACCGTCCTGGTGGCCCGGTCGCTGGACCTCGCCGTCTTCGTCGGCGACGGCATGGCTCCGGCGCCGGAAGACCACACCTACCAGCTCTGGCTCATGCACGAAGACGGTGTGGTGGTGTCGGCCGGTGTCCTGGGCAGTCCGCCGGACGGCCACGTCGGACCGGTGACGGCGCGCGGGCTGGCCGGCGTGGAGCGAATGGGCATCACGATCGAGCCGGATGGTGGGTCGTCCGAGCCCACGTCCGACCCCGTCATGATGATCGAGCTGCCGGCCTGA